In Deltaproteobacteria bacterium, one genomic interval encodes:
- the mgtE gene encoding magnesium transporter, with protein sequence MSEQSQDIERLFEPGREETLDAYLRLLHAVDIAELFNHVDIRFWKRITSCLDAEKLAETLSQLDDGVQEKLGSILKIERLAAAVEELETDDAADLLGELSPERASAVLAQLDEDDRDDIQTLLSFPEDSAGGLMQTELCMVEEGLLVSDAIEAVRLVREEIEEIHEVYLVNSDGMLRGIIQLEDLVLSTEQTELSEISQPVEQRVTVDLDQEEVARVFGKYDLVSLPVVDPQGLLVGRITFDDIHDVMLEEATEDVMTMAGASSEELVYGQDFFRIAMFRLPWLVGSLFGSLIAAVLVPMFRHVPFEDTLMLAAFVPVVAAMTGNVGSQTAMIITRGFAIGKVDASMLGKTLARESMVGSIMGLAAGALVAIVSNFGFGSDILGITVGLSMFCSMTIAAFVGALAPAMFKEIGIDPAIAAGPLVTTGCDVMGVAIYLGAARLILG encoded by the coding sequence ATGAGCGAGCAAAGCCAGGATATCGAACGACTCTTTGAGCCGGGGCGTGAAGAAACGCTTGATGCATATCTGCGCCTCCTGCATGCGGTCGATATAGCAGAGCTTTTTAATCACGTAGATATTCGTTTTTGGAAAAGAATCACGAGCTGTCTCGACGCGGAAAAACTCGCGGAAACGCTTTCTCAGCTTGATGACGGTGTTCAAGAAAAGCTTGGCTCCATTCTAAAAATTGAGCGCTTAGCGGCGGCGGTTGAAGAACTTGAAACCGATGATGCAGCAGACCTCTTGGGAGAGCTTTCTCCCGAACGCGCCAGTGCGGTTTTGGCCCAGCTTGATGAAGATGACCGCGACGATATCCAAACGCTCCTAAGTTTTCCGGAAGATTCCGCCGGTGGTTTGATGCAGACAGAGCTCTGCATGGTCGAGGAAGGGCTTCTGGTTTCTGATGCCATCGAGGCCGTGCGCCTGGTTCGCGAGGAAATCGAAGAGATTCACGAGGTGTACCTGGTCAACAGTGACGGCATGCTGCGCGGAATCATTCAGCTTGAAGATCTGGTGCTTTCTACTGAGCAAACCGAATTGAGTGAAATCAGCCAGCCCGTAGAACAGCGGGTTACAGTCGACCTTGATCAAGAGGAAGTTGCTCGGGTTTTTGGTAAATACGACCTTGTGAGCTTGCCAGTGGTCGATCCCCAAGGGCTCTTGGTTGGCCGTATCACCTTCGATGATATTCACGATGTTATGCTTGAAGAGGCCACTGAAGATGTCATGACGATGGCCGGTGCCTCGAGCGAAGAGCTGGTTTATGGCCAGGATTTCTTCCGCATCGCTATGTTCCGCCTGCCCTGGCTGGTGGGAAGCCTTTTTGGCTCTTTGATTGCGGCAGTCTTGGTTCCTATGTTCCGCCATGTCCCTTTCGAAGACACACTCATGCTCGCAGCCTTTGTTCCCGTCGTGGCGGCCATGACTGGCAACGTAGGCTCACAAACCGCGATGATTATTACCCGCGGCTTTGCGATTGGAAAAGTCGACGCCAGCATGCTTGGAAAAACGCTCGCCCGAGAAAGCATGGTGGGCAGTATTATGGGGCTTGCAGCCGGCGCACTGGTTGCCATCGTCTCAAATTTTGGGTTTGGCAGTGATATTCTCGGCATTACCGTTGGGCTTTCTATGTTTTGCTCTATGACCATTGCAGCCTTTGTGGGTGCCTTGGCTCCAGCGATGTTTAAAGAAATTGGCATCGATCCCGCGATTGCGGCCGGGCCGCTTGTGACCACGGGCTGTGATGTGATGGGTGTTGCCATTTATCTTGGCGCCGCTCGCCTTATTTTAGGCTAG
- a CDS encoding enoyl-CoA hydratase/isomerase family protein, with the protein MTELVNYKSVDGVAVITLTNPPANAYSYDMMEQLDKAILEARMDESVHVILLTGEGDKFFCAGADIEMLGEVTPTFKYYFCLHANETLNRLESTPKLVIAALNGHCVGGGLEIAMAADIRLGKEGKAKLGLPEVHLGVLPGTGGTQRLLRLVGKAKAIEMMVTGQNLTMEEGKELGLVNELLPAEDFADQAMTYARKFCPPHKASHAVGLIKRSVISGMEMGFAEGLSLERELQQQLFMSGDAKEGIGAYNEKRKPEFKGR; encoded by the coding sequence ATGACTGAGCTTGTAAACTATAAATCCGTAGATGGTGTCGCGGTTATTACCCTCACCAATCCCCCAGCCAACGCATACTCCTACGACATGATGGAGCAGCTAGATAAGGCTATTTTAGAGGCCCGCATGGACGAAAGTGTTCATGTTATCTTGCTCACGGGCGAAGGTGATAAGTTTTTCTGCGCCGGCGCAGATATCGAAATGTTGGGTGAAGTAACGCCAACCTTTAAGTATTACTTCTGTTTGCATGCGAACGAGACCCTCAACCGACTCGAAAGCACGCCTAAATTGGTGATTGCAGCGCTTAACGGCCACTGCGTGGGCGGCGGGCTTGAAATCGCGATGGCCGCAGATATTCGTCTGGGTAAAGAAGGTAAAGCAAAGCTCGGACTGCCAGAAGTTCACTTGGGTGTGTTGCCAGGTACCGGCGGAACTCAGCGGCTGTTGCGCTTGGTAGGTAAAGCCAAGGCTATTGAAATGATGGTCACTGGCCAGAATCTCACGATGGAAGAAGGCAAAGAGCTTGGGCTGGTGAATGAACTTTTACCGGCTGAGGACTTTGCCGATCAAGCAATGACCTATGCGCGTAAGTTTTGCCCCCCCCATAAGGCTTCTCATGCGGTAGGCCTCATCAAACGTTCGGTTATCAGCGGGATGGAAATGGGATTTGCTGAAGGCCTCAGCCTTGAGCGAGAGCTTCAGCAGCAACTTTTTATGTCCGGCGACGCCAAAGAAGGCATTGGCGCCTACAACGAAAAACGTAAACCAGAATTCAAAGGACGCTAA
- a CDS encoding ATP-binding cassette domain-containing protein yields the protein MIEINGLTKRYRDLVAVNDVSFSVAAGEIVGFLGPNGAGKTTTMKMLTGFLPATSGKATVAGFDVFDSPMDVKRSIGYLPEIPPVYPDLTVREYLRFVGKLKGLRGGDLKSNVDESIEKVSLQLVADRLIRNISKGYQQRTGLAQALLGKPRVLILDEPTVGLDPRQIGEVRTLIQSLAGDHTVILSTHILQEVTAVCDRVVIINKGSIVADDNLDHLVKEHTNDEGQKSLEEIFLSLTEL from the coding sequence ATGATTGAGATTAATGGTTTAACAAAACGCTACCGCGATTTGGTTGCGGTCAATGATGTTTCATTCTCCGTAGCCGCTGGTGAAATCGTCGGATTCCTCGGGCCCAATGGCGCGGGTAAAACCACCACGATGAAAATGTTGACCGGCTTTTTGCCAGCCACCTCCGGCAAGGCAACCGTCGCTGGCTTCGATGTGTTTGATTCACCAATGGATGTAAAACGCTCCATTGGTTATCTGCCAGAGATTCCTCCCGTTTATCCAGACCTCACGGTTCGCGAATACTTACGCTTTGTTGGAAAACTCAAAGGCCTGCGCGGCGGCGACTTAAAATCGAACGTAGATGAATCGATTGAGAAGGTAAGCCTGCAGTTGGTGGCAGATCGCCTAATCCGCAATATCTCCAAAGGTTATCAGCAGCGAACCGGCTTGGCTCAGGCGCTCTTGGGCAAACCGCGGGTTTTAATTCTCGATGAACCTACTGTTGGTTTGGACCCTCGGCAAATTGGTGAAGTTCGCACTTTGATTCAGTCCCTTGCCGGCGACCACACGGTGATTCTTTCAACGCACATCCTTCAAGAAGTGACGGCCGTGTGTGATCGCGTGGTGATTATCAACAAGGGCTCGATCGTTGCCGATGATAACCTCGACCACTTGGTGAAAGAGCACACCAACGATGAAGGCCAAAAGAGTCTCGAAGAAATTTTCTTATCACTGACTGAACTTTAA
- a CDS encoding ABC transporter permease subunit — MRNTLTIAGKEVRVYLTTWMSYILFGGFILITGLVFGGAVEQFQTQSMEYLQHNYRQGLDMMNVTEGILAPLMYQMVFVLIFMLPVLTMRLFSEERRGKTLQLLMTAPIRPIEIVLGKYLGALTVMTTMFALSLIFPVLLHAFGISGADGLSPVDWSTVAVGYLGLFLFGSACVSIGLLASSVTESQLVAVIISFGALLVLWLIGLVSQGHTSGLQRVLYYASHVTHLDGFLRGMIRLTDVVYYCSLSFAGIFLSWRVIEAERWK, encoded by the coding sequence ATGCGCAATACATTGACCATCGCGGGCAAAGAAGTTCGCGTCTATTTAACGACTTGGATGAGCTATATTCTTTTCGGAGGATTCATTCTCATTACGGGCCTTGTGTTTGGAGGCGCCGTTGAGCAGTTCCAAACCCAGTCCATGGAATACCTGCAGCACAATTATCGCCAAGGGCTCGACATGATGAATGTCACCGAAGGCATCTTGGCTCCTTTGATGTACCAAATGGTCTTCGTGTTGATCTTTATGTTGCCTGTTTTGACCATGCGCCTTTTCTCGGAAGAACGACGCGGTAAAACTTTGCAGCTCTTAATGACTGCACCGATTCGCCCCATTGAGATCGTACTCGGTAAATACCTGGGCGCCCTTACGGTGATGACCACCATGTTTGCACTGAGCCTTATCTTCCCAGTGCTCTTACATGCATTCGGAATCTCTGGCGCCGATGGCTTGAGCCCGGTTGATTGGAGCACGGTTGCGGTGGGTTACCTTGGTCTTTTCCTCTTTGGTTCCGCCTGCGTCTCGATTGGCCTTTTGGCAAGCAGCGTTACCGAGAGCCAACTTGTAGCGGTGATTATTAGTTTTGGCGCCCTGCTCGTTCTTTGGTTGATTGGGCTTGTTAGCCAAGGCCATACTTCAGGGTTGCAGCGTGTGCTTTACTACGCTTCCCACGTTACCCATCTCGATGGTTTCCTACGCGGAATGATTCGCCTTACGGATGTTGTTTATTATTGTTCCCTCTCATTCGCCGGTATTTTTCTGTCTTGGCGGGTGATTGAAGCTGAGCGCTGGAAGTAG
- a CDS encoding GldG family protein produces the protein MNQTETKKSSWVANTGRMLGAIGAVLLISVPLTWGLSQEVAFQGLVTWKLLLALICEVIYFLTNKDSILENAGSRSTLMWSMTLISSLVILGLVGVANYLAVSNDREWDLTRDKVFSLSDQTESIVGRLDQDVQVYAFFNRNEAAFNMIAREVFERYQALNKRFKYEIIDIEGSARETRMAEEYEIEKQGARVVLIAGEKTARARDLSEEAITNALIQVTQKTKKIVHVLTGHGELSFEDPTADFKAVAFAQAILKEGYDVELINLINPNTITEEQLTVVVGDDSALPELVIPPEVRFLIIAGPRSDLLAPELKALNQYLEAGGRAMLMVEPSSDAGLVEFLKKWRVELRNDMIVDPNPARRELGLSALEPVVLPAEGGHPITKKLTHAAVMKTVRTVGTAPGTAVVQVTPLLTANNTAWGETNLEDGVAGYDESDSPDNTVGLVVTRDIPRAADNISSQTRLIVFGDSDWATDEYFAVHANQDYLLNTLNWMADEEGNITIRPKMRQASRLSLTGTDMMYLKFFSLDVLPMCIVALGLGIVLIRRQK, from the coding sequence ATGAATCAAACCGAAACCAAAAAAAGCAGCTGGGTAGCCAACACTGGGCGTATGCTCGGAGCAATTGGCGCCGTTCTTCTAATCAGCGTCCCACTGACTTGGGGCTTGAGTCAGGAAGTTGCTTTCCAAGGTCTCGTCACCTGGAAACTTCTGCTCGCGCTGATCTGTGAGGTTATCTATTTCCTGACCAATAAAGACAGCATTCTAGAAAATGCGGGGTCTCGCTCAACGCTTATGTGGAGCATGACTCTTATTTCTTCGCTGGTTATTCTAGGTTTGGTCGGTGTTGCCAACTACTTGGCAGTGTCAAACGACCGCGAGTGGGATTTAACGCGAGACAAAGTTTTTTCTCTTTCAGACCAAACTGAAAGTATCGTGGGCCGCCTTGATCAAGATGTTCAGGTTTACGCATTTTTCAACCGTAACGAAGCAGCCTTCAATATGATTGCCCGTGAAGTTTTTGAGCGCTACCAGGCTCTTAACAAGCGCTTCAAGTATGAAATCATTGATATCGAAGGCTCGGCGCGTGAAACGCGAATGGCTGAAGAGTATGAAATTGAGAAGCAAGGTGCCCGGGTTGTTTTAATCGCGGGTGAGAAAACAGCTCGAGCTAGAGATTTAAGTGAAGAAGCGATTACCAATGCGCTGATTCAAGTGACGCAGAAAACCAAAAAAATTGTTCATGTACTCACAGGTCACGGGGAACTCTCTTTTGAAGATCCCACCGCCGACTTCAAAGCCGTGGCATTCGCTCAGGCGATTCTTAAAGAGGGTTACGATGTTGAACTGATTAATCTCATCAACCCCAACACGATTACCGAAGAGCAGCTCACGGTGGTTGTAGGTGACGACTCTGCCTTGCCTGAACTGGTGATCCCTCCCGAGGTGCGCTTTTTGATTATTGCGGGACCCCGCTCTGACCTTTTGGCCCCAGAGCTTAAAGCTTTAAATCAATACTTGGAGGCCGGTGGCCGAGCGATGTTGATGGTGGAGCCATCGAGTGATGCGGGGTTGGTAGAGTTTCTGAAGAAGTGGCGCGTTGAGCTCCGTAACGACATGATTGTTGATCCCAATCCCGCACGGCGTGAACTGGGTCTGAGTGCCCTGGAGCCCGTGGTCCTTCCAGCTGAAGGTGGTCACCCAATCACGAAAAAACTTACCCACGCCGCGGTTATGAAAACAGTTCGAACGGTGGGAACTGCGCCAGGCACAGCAGTGGTTCAGGTGACGCCGCTTTTAACGGCGAACAATACAGCTTGGGGAGAAACGAACTTAGAAGATGGCGTAGCGGGTTATGATGAATCGGATTCACCAGACAACACAGTGGGCTTGGTTGTAACCCGGGACATCCCAAGAGCCGCGGATAATATCTCTTCGCAGACGCGGCTGATTGTTTTTGGTGATTCTGATTGGGCGACCGACGAATATTTTGCGGTTCATGCCAACCAAGATTACTTGCTCAACACCCTAAATTGGATGGCGGATGAAGAGGGAAACATTACCATTCGTCCCAAAATGCGTCAGGCTAGCCGCTTAAGCTTAACCGGCACCGACATGATGTATTTAAAGTTCTTTTCACTGGATGTCTTGCCAATGTGCATCGTGGCTCTAGGCCTGGGCATTGTGTTGATCCGGCGCCAGAAATAA